In Euphorbia lathyris chromosome 9, ddEupLath1.1, whole genome shotgun sequence, the following are encoded in one genomic region:
- the LOC136206421 gene encoding uncharacterized protein isoform X1 encodes MKSVKNIWSNQLRDVSPCTKNLRSLIVDGCWNLGYIFTSSMVKNLAQLEKLEISNCSSMREVIVTEELEEEILFPKLDLLKLKHLSKLERFCSGNLIRCPLLNVLRVESCPYLQTFVSSSMRNDVGITTLFDEKVSFPKLEELQIFHMHRLGMIWKNEFLAAGSFDKLKVLKVEHAKELLQLFPSNMLIRGLRNLETLVVKHCDLMKQVFDMEGLMQVEERLVVALRTLNVQDLPMLKSVWNGDAYGMETVSWNNLRSVTAKRCPCLKSLFPAPIATDLLQLEVLCLTDCAMVEVIVEGLETSPTFSFPKLKFIELWRLYELRNFYPGAHTLECPVLETLWVHRCEKLDVFALESPNLQETHVTSKAEVQPLFSFAQLVPNLKKMTLTYKDIRMIKEGHLPTHLFHKLEVLELERFYEESSYFPFEFLHRFQNIKKLYVSCSHFVELFPGGLAGDDQTKLNALTKLKLNALTKLRRIWNQGSQHKQALQNLDTLQVLACDRLISLVPSFPCFQNLQTLEVYNCDGLVNLFESTAANLLVHLKTISISECYMITEIVATKEDEVQTEITLIKLESLKLHCLKSLVCFSFANCPVKFPSLTEVIITQCPKMKFFSQGNLSVPKLKKVYVTKERDKWRWVGDLNSTIKQLYVEMAGFDGMQQLELSQFPELKGNRLSQLPVNFFYNLTSLVVDNCAFLSVAIPSNLLPFLIALEKLEIRNCDLLEELFDLNADRSFGYLSNLKEFQLTDLPKLRHVWDGIPKHMLVVKNLTLLTFHNCGSLRYILTPTMCLGLVQLKNLEVTSCQMIEEIISPPASTDGTIAPTITFPLLECVFFENLPNITCFYSGIGSVECPCLTEVTVAACPQLNITNTIAESKVASFPRLKDFKLSSIDIQKMWNCQSLTSLVINGFRNLKFLFSSSVAESLVNLKKVEISNCGMMEQVIAMDGHEEQMMRLLKIDFLKLKDLPKLAQFSICSMLECPSLKELQIENCPQLMPFVSNSSSSSELQITSALFDEKVSFPNLEKMQVIKMDNLRMIWSKQLYSDSFDKLEIISITKCGEVSEIVSTDDESKEAIFFTRLQRLELNDLASLVSFCSAKCSLNFPSLTQVIIWKCPNIKFFSKQVPTTPKLKRLQCYERDKGDWNGNLNDTIRNNKLIVPKTLVNLVLIVVIYISFVIIYSFYLM; translated from the exons ATGAAAAG TGTGAAGAATATATGGTCTAACCAACTTAGAGATGTATCTCCATGCACTAAAAACTTGAGAAGCTTAATCGTGGATGGCTGTTGGAATTTAGGCTATATATTTACGTCATCCATGGTAAAAAATCTCGCACAACTGGAAAAGCTTGAGATAAGTAACTGCAGTTCCATGAGAGAAGTAATAGTTACAGAAGAATTGGAAGAAGAAATTTTGTTCCCGAAGCTAGACCTTCTAAAGCTCAAACATCTTTCAAAATTGGAAAGATTTTGCTCCGGGAATTTAATTCGGTGTCCTTTATTGAATGTTTTACGGGTAGAGAGTTGCCCTTATTTACAGACATTTGTCTCTAGTTCTATGCGCAATGATGTGGGTATCACGACTCTCTTTGATGAAAAg GTTTCGTTTCCTAAGTTGGAGGAATTGCAAATATTCCACATGCATAGACTGGGGATGATATGGAAAAATGAATTCCTAGCAGCTGGTTCCTTTGACAAATTGAAAGTGTTGAAGGTTGAACATGCCAAAGAGCTGTTACAATTATTTCCATCAAATATGTTGATCAGAGGATTGAGGAATCTAGAGACTCTGGTTGTAAAACATTGCGACTTAATGAAACAAGTGTTTGATATGGAAGGACTGATGCAAGTGGAAGAAAGACTTGTTGTAGCCTTAAGAACTTTGAACGTGCAAGACCTGCCGATGTTGAAGAGTGTTTGGAATGGAGATGCCTATGGAATGGAGACTGTGTCCTGGAACAACTTGCGTTCGGTGACTGCTAAGCGTTGTCCTTGTTTGAAGAGTTTGTTTCCAGCTCCAATAGCTACAGATCTTCTACAACTCGAAGTGCTCTGCTTAACTGATTGTGCGATGGTGGAAGTTATTGTTGAGGGATTAGAAACATCTCCAACCTTCTCTTTTCCTAAGCTAAAGTTCATTGAACTTTGGAGATTATATGAATTGAGGAATTTCTATCCTGGAGCTCATACTTTAGAATGCCCCGTACTAGAAACTTTGTGGGTCCATAGATGTGAAAAATTGGATGTCTTTGCTTTAGAATCTCCAAACTTGCAAGAAACGCATGTGACGAGCAAAGCCGAAGTCCAACCGCTTTTCTCTTTCGCTCAG CTGGTACCCAACTTGAAGAAAATGACGCTGACTTACAAGGATATCAGGATGATTAAAGAAGGCCACTTGCCCACACATCTCTTTCACAAATTGGAAGTACTTGAACTCGAAAGATTCTATGAAGAATCATCATATTTTCCATTTGAATTCCTCCATAGATTTCAGAATATTAAAAAACTATACGTGAGCTGCAGTCATTTTGTAGAGCTTTTTCCCGGTGGGCTTGCTGGTGATGATCAAACTAAACTGAATGCTCTAACTAAACTGAAATTGAATGCTCTAACTAAACTGAGGCGCATATGGAATCAAGGATCCCAGCACAAACAAGCTCTTCAAAATCTTGACACTCTTCAAGTTCTAGCTTGCGATAGATTAATCAGTTTGGTACCATCTTTTCCTTGTTTCCAGAATCTTCAAACGCTGGAGGTGTACAACTGTGATGGACTGGTAAACTTATTCGAATCTACGGCTGCAAACTTATTAGTGCACCTCAAAACCATTAGCATCAGCGAATGCTATATGATAACTGAAATTGTAGCCACCAAGGAAGATGAAGTACAAACTGAAATTACTCTCATCAAATTGGAAAGTCTAAAACTTCATTGTTTAAAAAGCCTCGTTTGCTTTAGCTTTGCAAACTGCCCAGTGAAATTCCCATCCCTGACAGAAGTAATCATAACACAGTGCCCCAAGATGAAGTTTTTCTCTCAGGGAAACTTGTCCGTGCCAAAGCTAAAGAAAGTATACGTAACAAAAGAAAGAGATAAATGGCGTTGGGTTGGGGACCTTAACTCAACTATAAAACAACTGTATGTAGAGATG GCTGGCTTCGATGGCATGCAGCAATTGGAACTCTCGCAATTTCCTGAGTTGAAAGGGAATAGGCTTTCTCAACTTCCAGTTAATTTCTTTTATAATCTGACTTCATTAGTGGTGGATAATTGTGCATTCCTGTCAGTTGCTATTCCATCCAATCTACTGCCTTTCCTGATTGCTTTGGAAAAACTTGAGATAAGAAACTGTGATTTATTAGAAGAATTATTTGATTTGAATGCTGATAGAAGCTTTGGATATTTATCCAACTTAAAAGAGTTTCAATTGACTGATTTACCGAAGTTGAGGCATGTGTGGGATGGTATTCCTAAACATATGTTGGTCGTCAAGAACCTCACATTGTTGACATTCCACAACTGCGGCAGTTTGAGATATATATTAACTCCTACCATGTGTTTGGGCCTTGTACAACTCAAGAACTTAGAAGTCACAAGTTGTCAGATGATTGAAGAGATTATCAGTCCACCTGCATCAACAGATGGAACTATTGCTCCTACTATCACATTTCCTTTACTGGAATGTGTTTTTTTCGAGAATTTGCCAAACATAACTTGTTTCTACTCCGGAATTGGTTCTGTGGAATGTCCTTGCTTGACAGAGGTCACCGTAGCTGCTTGTCCACAACTAAATATCACTAATACAATTGCTGAGTCAAAG GTTGCTAGTTTTCCTCGCCTGAAGGACTTCAAGCTATCATCAATTGACATTCAAAAGATGTGGAATTGCCAAAGTTTAACAAGCTTGGTTATAAATGGTTTTAGGAATTTGAAATTTCTGTTTTCATCATCGGTAGCTGAAAGCCTCGTAAATCTAAAAAAGGTGGAGATTTCGAACTGTGGGATGATGGAACAAGTAATAGCCATGGACGGACATGAAGAACAAATGATGAGACTGCTAAAAATAGATTTCCTGAAGCTCAAAGATCTTCCAAAACTTGCACAATTCAGCATATGTAGTATGCTTGAATGCCCTTCCTTGAAAGAGCTGCAAATTGAAAACTGTCCTCAACTAATGCCATTTGTCTCCAATTCCTCAAGTTCAAGTGAACTCCAAATAACGTCTGCTCTCTTTGATGAAAAG GTTTCATTCCCCAACTTGGAGAAAATGCAAGTTATCAAAATGGATAATTTGAGGATGATTTGGAGCAAGCAGCTCTATTCAGATTCCTTTGACAAATTAGAGATTATCAGTATAACCAAATGTGGTGAAGTGTCGGAAATTGTTTCGACAGACGATGAATCGAAAGAAGCGATCTTCTTCACCAGATTACAGAGATTGGAACTAAATGATTTGGCAAGCCTTGTGAGCTTCTGCTCAGCAAAATGCAGCTTAAACTTCCCCTCTTTGACGCAAGTAATTATATGGAAATGTCCCAACATCAAGTTTTTCTCAAAACAAGTCCCAACTACACCAAAGCTAAAGAGACTACAATGTTATGAAAGAGACAAAGGGGATTGGAATGGTAATCTTAATGACACCATTCGTAACAACAAATTGATTGTTCCAAAAACTCTTGTAAACTTAGTTCTTATAGTTGTCATATACATTAGTTTTGtgataatttattcattttatcttATGTAA
- the LOC136206421 gene encoding uncharacterized protein isoform X2: protein MVKNLAQLEKLEISNCSSMREVIVTEELEEEILFPKLDLLKLKHLSKLERFCSGNLIRCPLLNVLRVESCPYLQTFVSSSMRNDVGITTLFDEKVSFPKLEELQIFHMHRLGMIWKNEFLAAGSFDKLKVLKVEHAKELLQLFPSNMLIRGLRNLETLVVKHCDLMKQVFDMEGLMQVEERLVVALRTLNVQDLPMLKSVWNGDAYGMETVSWNNLRSVTAKRCPCLKSLFPAPIATDLLQLEVLCLTDCAMVEVIVEGLETSPTFSFPKLKFIELWRLYELRNFYPGAHTLECPVLETLWVHRCEKLDVFALESPNLQETHVTSKAEVQPLFSFAQLVPNLKKMTLTYKDIRMIKEGHLPTHLFHKLEVLELERFYEESSYFPFEFLHRFQNIKKLYVSCSHFVELFPGGLAGDDQTKLNALTKLKLNALTKLRRIWNQGSQHKQALQNLDTLQVLACDRLISLVPSFPCFQNLQTLEVYNCDGLVNLFESTAANLLVHLKTISISECYMITEIVATKEDEVQTEITLIKLESLKLHCLKSLVCFSFANCPVKFPSLTEVIITQCPKMKFFSQGNLSVPKLKKVYVTKERDKWRWVGDLNSTIKQLYVEMAGFDGMQQLELSQFPELKGNRLSQLPVNFFYNLTSLVVDNCAFLSVAIPSNLLPFLIALEKLEIRNCDLLEELFDLNADRSFGYLSNLKEFQLTDLPKLRHVWDGIPKHMLVVKNLTLLTFHNCGSLRYILTPTMCLGLVQLKNLEVTSCQMIEEIISPPASTDGTIAPTITFPLLECVFFENLPNITCFYSGIGSVECPCLTEVTVAACPQLNITNTIAESKVASFPRLKDFKLSSIDIQKMWNCQSLTSLVINGFRNLKFLFSSSVAESLVNLKKVEISNCGMMEQVIAMDGHEEQMMRLLKIDFLKLKDLPKLAQFSICSMLECPSLKELQIENCPQLMPFVSNSSSSSELQITSALFDEKVSFPNLEKMQVIKMDNLRMIWSKQLYSDSFDKLEIISITKCGEVSEIVSTDDESKEAIFFTRLQRLELNDLASLVSFCSAKCSLNFPSLTQVIIWKCPNIKFFSKQVPTTPKLKRLQCYERDKGDWNGNLNDTIRNNKLIVPKTLVNLVLIVVIYISFVIIYSFYLM from the exons ATGGTAAAAAATCTCGCACAACTGGAAAAGCTTGAGATAAGTAACTGCAGTTCCATGAGAGAAGTAATAGTTACAGAAGAATTGGAAGAAGAAATTTTGTTCCCGAAGCTAGACCTTCTAAAGCTCAAACATCTTTCAAAATTGGAAAGATTTTGCTCCGGGAATTTAATTCGGTGTCCTTTATTGAATGTTTTACGGGTAGAGAGTTGCCCTTATTTACAGACATTTGTCTCTAGTTCTATGCGCAATGATGTGGGTATCACGACTCTCTTTGATGAAAAg GTTTCGTTTCCTAAGTTGGAGGAATTGCAAATATTCCACATGCATAGACTGGGGATGATATGGAAAAATGAATTCCTAGCAGCTGGTTCCTTTGACAAATTGAAAGTGTTGAAGGTTGAACATGCCAAAGAGCTGTTACAATTATTTCCATCAAATATGTTGATCAGAGGATTGAGGAATCTAGAGACTCTGGTTGTAAAACATTGCGACTTAATGAAACAAGTGTTTGATATGGAAGGACTGATGCAAGTGGAAGAAAGACTTGTTGTAGCCTTAAGAACTTTGAACGTGCAAGACCTGCCGATGTTGAAGAGTGTTTGGAATGGAGATGCCTATGGAATGGAGACTGTGTCCTGGAACAACTTGCGTTCGGTGACTGCTAAGCGTTGTCCTTGTTTGAAGAGTTTGTTTCCAGCTCCAATAGCTACAGATCTTCTACAACTCGAAGTGCTCTGCTTAACTGATTGTGCGATGGTGGAAGTTATTGTTGAGGGATTAGAAACATCTCCAACCTTCTCTTTTCCTAAGCTAAAGTTCATTGAACTTTGGAGATTATATGAATTGAGGAATTTCTATCCTGGAGCTCATACTTTAGAATGCCCCGTACTAGAAACTTTGTGGGTCCATAGATGTGAAAAATTGGATGTCTTTGCTTTAGAATCTCCAAACTTGCAAGAAACGCATGTGACGAGCAAAGCCGAAGTCCAACCGCTTTTCTCTTTCGCTCAG CTGGTACCCAACTTGAAGAAAATGACGCTGACTTACAAGGATATCAGGATGATTAAAGAAGGCCACTTGCCCACACATCTCTTTCACAAATTGGAAGTACTTGAACTCGAAAGATTCTATGAAGAATCATCATATTTTCCATTTGAATTCCTCCATAGATTTCAGAATATTAAAAAACTATACGTGAGCTGCAGTCATTTTGTAGAGCTTTTTCCCGGTGGGCTTGCTGGTGATGATCAAACTAAACTGAATGCTCTAACTAAACTGAAATTGAATGCTCTAACTAAACTGAGGCGCATATGGAATCAAGGATCCCAGCACAAACAAGCTCTTCAAAATCTTGACACTCTTCAAGTTCTAGCTTGCGATAGATTAATCAGTTTGGTACCATCTTTTCCTTGTTTCCAGAATCTTCAAACGCTGGAGGTGTACAACTGTGATGGACTGGTAAACTTATTCGAATCTACGGCTGCAAACTTATTAGTGCACCTCAAAACCATTAGCATCAGCGAATGCTATATGATAACTGAAATTGTAGCCACCAAGGAAGATGAAGTACAAACTGAAATTACTCTCATCAAATTGGAAAGTCTAAAACTTCATTGTTTAAAAAGCCTCGTTTGCTTTAGCTTTGCAAACTGCCCAGTGAAATTCCCATCCCTGACAGAAGTAATCATAACACAGTGCCCCAAGATGAAGTTTTTCTCTCAGGGAAACTTGTCCGTGCCAAAGCTAAAGAAAGTATACGTAACAAAAGAAAGAGATAAATGGCGTTGGGTTGGGGACCTTAACTCAACTATAAAACAACTGTATGTAGAGATG GCTGGCTTCGATGGCATGCAGCAATTGGAACTCTCGCAATTTCCTGAGTTGAAAGGGAATAGGCTTTCTCAACTTCCAGTTAATTTCTTTTATAATCTGACTTCATTAGTGGTGGATAATTGTGCATTCCTGTCAGTTGCTATTCCATCCAATCTACTGCCTTTCCTGATTGCTTTGGAAAAACTTGAGATAAGAAACTGTGATTTATTAGAAGAATTATTTGATTTGAATGCTGATAGAAGCTTTGGATATTTATCCAACTTAAAAGAGTTTCAATTGACTGATTTACCGAAGTTGAGGCATGTGTGGGATGGTATTCCTAAACATATGTTGGTCGTCAAGAACCTCACATTGTTGACATTCCACAACTGCGGCAGTTTGAGATATATATTAACTCCTACCATGTGTTTGGGCCTTGTACAACTCAAGAACTTAGAAGTCACAAGTTGTCAGATGATTGAAGAGATTATCAGTCCACCTGCATCAACAGATGGAACTATTGCTCCTACTATCACATTTCCTTTACTGGAATGTGTTTTTTTCGAGAATTTGCCAAACATAACTTGTTTCTACTCCGGAATTGGTTCTGTGGAATGTCCTTGCTTGACAGAGGTCACCGTAGCTGCTTGTCCACAACTAAATATCACTAATACAATTGCTGAGTCAAAG GTTGCTAGTTTTCCTCGCCTGAAGGACTTCAAGCTATCATCAATTGACATTCAAAAGATGTGGAATTGCCAAAGTTTAACAAGCTTGGTTATAAATGGTTTTAGGAATTTGAAATTTCTGTTTTCATCATCGGTAGCTGAAAGCCTCGTAAATCTAAAAAAGGTGGAGATTTCGAACTGTGGGATGATGGAACAAGTAATAGCCATGGACGGACATGAAGAACAAATGATGAGACTGCTAAAAATAGATTTCCTGAAGCTCAAAGATCTTCCAAAACTTGCACAATTCAGCATATGTAGTATGCTTGAATGCCCTTCCTTGAAAGAGCTGCAAATTGAAAACTGTCCTCAACTAATGCCATTTGTCTCCAATTCCTCAAGTTCAAGTGAACTCCAAATAACGTCTGCTCTCTTTGATGAAAAG GTTTCATTCCCCAACTTGGAGAAAATGCAAGTTATCAAAATGGATAATTTGAGGATGATTTGGAGCAAGCAGCTCTATTCAGATTCCTTTGACAAATTAGAGATTATCAGTATAACCAAATGTGGTGAAGTGTCGGAAATTGTTTCGACAGACGATGAATCGAAAGAAGCGATCTTCTTCACCAGATTACAGAGATTGGAACTAAATGATTTGGCAAGCCTTGTGAGCTTCTGCTCAGCAAAATGCAGCTTAAACTTCCCCTCTTTGACGCAAGTAATTATATGGAAATGTCCCAACATCAAGTTTTTCTCAAAACAAGTCCCAACTACACCAAAGCTAAAGAGACTACAATGTTATGAAAGAGACAAAGGGGATTGGAATGGTAATCTTAATGACACCATTCGTAACAACAAATTGATTGTTCCAAAAACTCTTGTAAACTTAGTTCTTATAGTTGTCATATACATTAGTTTTGtgataatttattcattttatcttATGTAA